The sequence aatataaaaatataaaaatattaggacatgacattATTTTATAGCTACACCTTTTTTCGGCAGCAACCGTCAAATTGTTCTGAAATTTTTACCtgattttggagaaagaatttAACTTTCCTAAGCTTTCAAGAAAATTATGAGTCCCAATAAGTCTCATATTTCCTTCAAAATTTCTACCTAAATAGGTAAGACTTTGTAAGTTACTGTGGGTGAAATAAATAGCTTGTCCCATTATAAGAAAAATGGCTTCACTGATTTCATAAGAATGTTCTTCAAGCTTGATATCATGATAATAAAAGCAAAATGAGTTTGCAAAAAGCTCCACAAAAGGGAAAGCATCTTATTCTCATGGGATGCTGCTGCAGATGGAAAAACAGTCCTGTTTAACTTGAATATTGTGTATTACAGCTGAACTTTGTGTTCACATACTTCTTAATATGCAGAATCATTATGGTTCCAATATTAATGAAATGTCTACCTTCTGAGTAGTAGAATGTGAAACTTTCCCTGAAGTCAATGTATTGGTTCATCCATCATTGGAAGCTTACCAATTAATACAAAGAGAATGGCAACATGATTCAACAGAGCCACATTTGAACTTTTATAGGTTTACAGGTGAAAGCCATTGTATACACACCACTACTGTCTCCATAATGTACAATTAACTTGCATCGAACAGTTTGGAACACCTGCATAGAAGAGGAAAAAACTCTTATAAAGGGACAGGTGACTTCACAAGAAACTGAAGTAATTGCATTTTCTTTTACATAAAGACAAGTAAAGAGTTTGATTAGGGGCAACAGTTGGGGAAAACTCAAGGTCAGCTCGAAGTCGAGTTGACCCAGAAGATAGTCTTTTGGTTTCTTTGAAGCCAGGAAACATCCATCACCAACAGATACTAGGTCACAGTAGGCTGAGTTGAATAATAGCTGAAGGAATGGCTGGATGGAAAAAAACTGGGAGTAGAAAAGTAATTATATGCAGTTACATAACAATATGGCCAGCTTCTCAATGTCCATACACCAGAACCTATGGAAAACATGTATGCCAGGGAAGGACTCAACACCTGATGTCTCCAAGGACATGATTTAGGCAGAAAGCCGACCCAATTTGGCAAAGCCAAATCTGGTTGTCAAATTCTGAATTTACCTAAACATGCATGTGTTACATGACCCACCAAATGATGTGTCCAGCCAAGGAGACCTATTAGGCTGAAATCTGATTCAATTTGGATTTGCAAGTCAACAGAGAGAAGACCTATGGGTAATGATTACTAGGTTCATTGTTCTGCCTAGGGTTGTTCTCCAAAGTAGTTCTTGAGGGCTCATTCAACCTAGGAAAAGCAAGGTTATGAATCAAATCTACATAGGCATTCTCAATTGAAATAAGTCTTACAATACAGATAGTCAACCTATTACGTTGATCATTGAAGTTACTGTGTAGAACATTCTCCAAAGGAGGAATTTGAAGAGTGGTAGCACCAAACCTGCCAGACATCTCCACATTTGCCATACCACACACCCACAGTCCTTTTGCTAATGACTCTTCTACAACCACTATTTGCCCAATACAGAAATTGCCTGTTTTGCTGTTCCGTATTTCCAAGTTGGACTAGCATACATTCACTTCCTTTCACGCCTTCCATAAGATATCTTTCAACCCAATTGATATGTCCTTGTAAAACTGCATAAATTTGAGATAgttatttgttaagtttgtctcgaattcttgactcgttttgaagattgacccgatccaacatattttggtggtgacctgaatgggaaattttctgagatctatgatggaagcagagggcttgggccggagcccatcactgatctcgtatgggggtgcgggggcgtcgaccggatcgaccgtgacccgatgggtcaaaCCGCGATttagagtatatatataatgtactgttgcttgttgagaaagtcattgtattccagggttttcacgcagctagggtttcagggcgagtttttcctcgccgctgctagggtgtaatttttCCTCTGTAtaatgaatcatcttcttcttcgcccgaggacgtagcacaccaccctggtgtgtgaacctcgttaaatctctgtcgtACGGATTTGTTgcctctttattattcgtgtttcttggtgtttgatctaacattatTAGAACTAGAACTTAATATGTCTAGTGAgtaactaataaaaaaaaatccccaataaAGGAATGATGTCATAAAACTGAGTAGCTTTAGCTGATGATGAGGTAAAATACGGTGTCATAATAGAAAACTACGTAGTGCTAAGTACGGTGTGCAAAGGCCCACACATGAAGTCATAAGGCGTAACATTTGGCCAGGCTTGATTGGGtctattcaaattttaacaACAGCTCGGCCCAGGCCCGGTCAATGTGCACTCCTACAGCACTGCCAGCTTTCGAACAGAGCTTGAAGCTTTCTTCCCCCTCCACCACACCTCTTGGGCAGTACAATTCAAAGGAAAACGATAATGGAAAATAAGGCGCATATTTAACAGGGTTAATTTTGAAGCATATCAACTAGTGTTTTCTCCCAGCATGTGATTATGGTGATATACATTGTGAAACTCCAGTGTATCTCCAGAAGATTTGCGAAGTTCAACCATAAATAAGGAAGGGGCAACCTCAAAAACCTGAGAACAGAATAAGGGAAATGAAAGTTTTAAATCCATGAGCTAGGTTCCCAAGGGTTACGCAGCTGCACCATTTATTTCCAGTCAGGGAATCATTCCAGGCAGACAATGATCAAATGGAGAGAGAAGTGCCTCTGTTGCAATGGACAACTGGCCTTTCCATCCAGTTTTCGAGCCCTTAAGCTTCATATGAAACTAAAACAGAGAGTTCCACCATGAGAATCAGAATAGTAAAGGGAACCCGTAGAACtggtaaaaaaatttcaaatcaacaTCCACACTATCTCCACTCATCGCCATAGCAGACCCCCCTTGACCGCCTTGATTCACCTAGGCACCATGACaattgacaactatgatgttCATGAatcagtgagagagagaaagagaggactTATTGTATACCTTGTAGTTTTTCTACTTCACTCCAAACACCAAGGGTGTGGCagcttcttcaatttttgagaTAATCTCATTGGGAGGGCATTTAGATGTAAATCTCGTTTGCCTTTTAACAAGTCCCTGATCACCATGAAAATGTTAGCTGCTTCAAGGCAGCATCTAAGAAAAGATCACAAACCATTTGAGACCCAACAGATTGATGTACTCCAATTACATTAAATAGTGTTGCATTAAACCTGACAACCATATGAGGTAGCCATGACAATTTTGTTGGACTCAGTCACTATCAGCTTCTTAAAGTAAAACGTTCCCATGGCCATCCCTTCCTTGATCCCCGCATCAGCCAACATATCACTTCCTGACAATCAATCCATTCCATTATGCATGTCCACCCAGTTCTTTCGCTTCCTGCAAGCCCTAATACAATCCTTGTAGTTCTGATTCTTGAGGACTCCCTACAAAACCATGGTTCATATAGGTCACCACAAATTGAGAGCCAAGCAATAATATAGAAGCACATCCTGTAATTTCCCACTCTTGACATGTCATAAACTGACTTTGAGCAAACATGACATGtgaatatatttaaaaattcgGATCGAAATTTGATAACGACTTGAAAttcatcaaaaataaattcccccccccccatacTTTTGAATATATTTTCAGGGTAAAATGAGAACCAAAAAgtagaccaaaccaaataatCAAACCAATAGTAAACtgataaaaaaccaaaaccaaaccaaaacccaactAAAACTGATGTATTTTTGTTGATTCatgtttgatttgattcattCTCACATAGAAACCAATGAAATCGAACGAAAACCGGTCCAAAATTGACATCGCTTAGAAAAGCAATGTGTCATCGATCATGGGCAACTAATGTTTGTCAGTACAGCTTGCTATATTTTGGGcatgtttgataacgtttctgctgtttctgtttcaagaaacggtagaaacataaatttccgtttctagaaacagaaacagaattgaaggtgtttgataagtcacgtttttagaagtcgatggtaaccagtgaaaaaattgccacaagtcatttccagaaacggcgaaataagttgaacttgtttcgcctgggtcgtttcttgaaccataaataagtaaaaatttctatttctatttctaaaaataagtgaaacgaaacagttttatcaaatattttttgcaccgtttctgctatttttggaaacagaaacggtagaaacgcgtttcttgaaacgttatcaaacgggcttTTATTTGATGAACCTTTTTCAATCATATGCATGACTCTTAGGCGGGAATGGATTTTGTAAATGCCTTTATAGGCAGGAACGGAGAAATTTCCAATCCGCCGATAAGAGTATAGAcgagaaaaaaatgggagagaatAGAAAGAGTGGGGGAGAGTTGAGTGCATAGGAgcagggaaagagagagggcCTGGGAGGCAGAAAAGGTTTGTAGAAACAGGTAGAGTGAGTGGGAGCAGAGAAGGAGTGAGGCAAAGAGACGAAGGTAGGGAGAGAAGGAATAGTGGGAGATAGAAAGTGAGTGTATGGTATCTCCCTTCAGTCATCCTCCATTAtctttctccctccctctcccttcccatCTCGTCAAAATCTAACACCTTCTTctgagctcatcaattttcttcccaaccacAAACCCCTGTTATCTAAATCCATACACCGACTCGTCGACTCTCGTCAACCAGctcctccatctctctctcttcttcattctcaTCTCGTCAACCCTAACGCCTCATTTCCAGATCTCATctcatttttatctttttgtgtGAAATGGGTTTCACCTGATGTTTGGGTTCATTCGCAgccagaaagggaagaagatccaGAACTACAACAGGACTGGATACTTCTAGTACTATTCTTGTGTTACAATGGCTATATTGTTACAGGTTATTATATCACGGGAGGTGCGGGTTCTCGCAAATGGGAGGTGCTTATGTTCTTTGGAAAGATGATGGATGAGGTCTGTTTTTTAGATCTGCCAGGTGGCTTGCTAATGTTCTCACCCTACTTCAGGTATGCAGATTGTTTGTCTTGTTTGACATGTTCGTTCTCTCCCTGAATGATACATCTACTATGActttatttcaaattgaaaatttgttgTGATTTTGTAGGGACAGGTTTAAGGACGCATGTCAAGGACCTGGTTCATTTGTTGCAGGAACAGGTTTAATTAATTCCCTTTAAACGAccacttttttttcctttctcttgctctctcagAGGATCATGTGTTCCATGACATCAAAGTGTCTTGGGCTCATTGCTTTGATGACTTCTTCCCCCTTAGAGTTGAATATCTAACTTTTCTCTATCTGCTTCTCCTACTTGTTATGCAGAAAGCTGCCATCAAGAAGATAAATGTGCAAGCATTGAGAGAGTTCCTTGTGTAGTTGAAGGTTCTCACGCATGTTCATCACTTGACTCTGGTATTGTTTTTTCCTAAAGGAAGTCTAGTTCTTTGGTTAGACATGATCATGTATTTGAATACTATTTCAGTCGAAGATTCATCTATTATATTATCTTCAAAATTTTATGCTTTCGTCATTGAGGAAATTTTCCTTACATACTTGATTATTCATTTTTACACCCGGCAGGTTTTGTCGTCAAATATCAAGTCCTTGTGTCTAGTTGATAATCTCCATGTTCAACAACAATAGTAGCTAAGGAGTTCCGGAAGCTTGTCACCATGGTTGACAAGAGAATAGAAAAGTGTATATTCATATGTGACTACCCAACTAGATGAATCAAATTCCTTGGCTAATCAATTGCAATTGCTTCTTACTTTCTTAGTGAATTATGAATTTAATTTAGTGACCAGCCTGTCTTACTGGGTCAGTTTAGTATCCTTGGTTTAatcaaatcttaagggcaactGGTAACCTTGTAATGCTCCTGGTTTAGCTCATTAGCTTAGATTTAAAGGAAAAGCAATCAATACTAATTTTTTATCAACAACAATCACTATTTTGTGGTATTGTTGTTTCTTTAATATGCATTAGAGTGCATGCTTCCCATGGCCATCAGCTGTTTTTGGTTGCATCTATAGGTTTGTATCCTGTGCTTGGTCACAGTTTCTCTAATAGTAAATTGAAACAATAGAAGTAACTGGGAGAATTATTTAGTTTTTATTGATTATTATCTGTGACTGTATTCGTTAAAATCTAATGCAGGTGCCTTTGATAGGATACTGCATTGAGGGTTCTCACAAGATCTCACTAGATATGAGAAGTAACGGTTCAGAATTCAGATACTTGGACAATAAACCATGATCAGAATATACTAAAGGATGAAGGGATTTCTCTAAGAAGTGTGTTTTCTGATACAGACCAGGGGCTATGatatttaaatgactcttccatgcaaaaatttaaattttatgcATTGAGCTACATACTATCAGGACTACTTCTGCATTATATATTGACAATTAATGTCCATGTAAGTCTTATTTTTTTGTCCGGAAGGactttttattataaaatgtttCAATGGCCTCTTGTTAAAATGTTTATGAGGTGGTTGGTTGGATGCTTTAGAGCTCTATTCTTGATGGACTAGATAAAATACAGGAACTTATCCACTGCTTGATTTGCTTGGGTCAATTATCGGAATAGTTGCTTGCTTTGAATCCAGATGATCCTTGAACAGGTTCTGTTTGTAGAGTGCAGGCCAAAGGTTAAACAAGGTTTCATGATCTTTAGGCTAACCAGTCACTATATTGAAGTTCTTAAAGCAGATTCATGAATATGATTAAACAAGGTTTTTGCAGAGTGCAGGCCATAGGTTAAATAGAACTTCCAAGTAGAAACCAAGATAAATTTTAGAATGATCAATTGAAACAGCTAAATGATCTTTAGAGAACAAGACTGATAAACTGAATTACTTATCCTGACTTAGGAGTGTTCTTCATGGATGAAATGTAGATGTAATTAGCAGCAATGAAGGTAATAATCAACCTAGCATTGCCTAGATATCTTATTTGTGACAGATGTCATTCAGGTAGTAGTGGCTGCTAGTGTAGCAGGTAATTGCTACTAATATTTCGGGGATTTCTCAGCCATTCTTGTTTAGAGTTCTgatatgttaaggtactaccaTGTGTTTGGTATTTTACAGTTTCTTACATCTGGGATATGTATCACACACATCAGTTTCCACTTGAGCCGAGTACTACAAGTTTGAAATAGGCAATTGGAGTGCCCCAAAATGaaatgccaatttttttttttttatttttttggggggtggggtttaAAGTTGGTCACTTTTACCTTCCCTTGTACGAGGGGGCGCAGTATGGCAGTTTCTTACTTGTCCCTTGAAACCAATAGCAAATTACTGGAATTGATTGTTGATTgcatttccctttccctttcccttagATATATTTACACTACTATAGTGAAGATTTAAAACAAGTTAAGGTTATGCACTTACATGAATTACTGATCCATTTTTCAGGTTTGGAAATGATAATTTCTGTCGCCCAGGAAATGCACCAATTCTAGAGAATCATGGGTTTAAGACTGCCCGACCCTTTGTGGAAATCTGAGATGGTCAAAATTctgtaaattattgaataagattttcataaatatataGTGCAAAAACAACcagtttgtaaaaaaaaaaaggtatgttCAGATGGAGCGAAGAAATGAATAAATAGTATGATCATGTCAAGTCAAGGTTTCTAAGTCGAGTGCAATAGTTTTTTGGTTTCTGTTGTTTAGATATGGATGTGAACTAGTCGAGATCTGTCGCAAGAAGGCCTAAAGCTTAATGGAAGTTCTCCACtttccccccacccctccctccctccctccctccctcccgcttccttttccatttttggaagaaagattttgggcctttttcttttcttttggttaaGATGGgtacactatatagatggggaaAGGAAAGATAACAATCAGGACACTTGAATGAGTGTACATAAAAGATGCATTAAAGGGTTACCATGCTCAACCCTTTTCCAAAAAGACAAATTAATAGAGCTTAAAACATTACACTTTATTAGGAGGGAATAGAGTTCAATACAACTTTAATTAAAACTGATCAACCAGCCTGAGAAAATAGAGGGATTTCCACTTCCCTAATTTAGATTTGACTCGGTTCACAAATTGACACCAATTAATGGACTCATTTCCATGGAAGAAAATATGGTATCTAGATAAATTGCTACAAGAATAGACTTGAACCTCAAATAGTTGACACCTATGCTTTGCGCAGCTAGAGATGTAGGGAGCCATTCAGGTTTGACATGCCATGAACAGTAATTGGCAGCACTTTTCTAACATGCCATTCAGTTTTATCCACAAAATACATCATTCGATCAAAGTGATGGGGTTACAATGTAACAAGCTTCATGGATGTACTTCTACAGTTGTGTACCACCACCGTAATTGTGAATGTACTTCAAATAGTATTACATTTTCATGTTTCTGGTACTCCACCCAGAATTGCCTAACTTGTTCAGCAGCAATCTCAATTTCAGGAATCTCTGATAGAAGTTCATTGACTACTTCTGTTGGAGTCAACAAGCTTGGGATCCCAGATCTATCCAATCCAAGTTGTGCATGATGCAAATGGAACCGTAACACATAGAGGTGATGTTAAAAGTTTAAAAAACGAAAAGTAAGCGAACATTAACTAATAATGACAATAAAGGCCATGCTACAATTTGAAACAAATGAGGATGGATGAAAGATGGATGAACTCCACCAGAatataagaagaaaatcattttaGCTAAAGAATAATGACTCCAACTAATGAGTGACACAACCCTAAGGAAAGCTGAGGCTATTAGCAAGTTCCCCTACTACTGTCAGATCTCTAGTCATCATAATGGTTACAAATAAGAGTTCGGAAACAAGGTAACAGGAAACCAGTGGACAAAAAGTGTCAAGAACAAATAGTGAATATATATTAATAGAACATAAAAAGTAATCAAAAACATCTTGAACTAATAAATTAGGTCAAGAAGAGTTTTTGGCTTGCAATACATCTTGAACTATAAAACTATGGATCTtacaaattatatgaaaaaaaaggCAATTATCTTCAGTAAGGATTTGGAAAAGGCTCCTTTTTCTTGGAATGGTAGAGTGAATGGGAAGCAGGGGCAAGGAGCACTGAATTTGGGGCAACAACATTATCACATTGTTTATATTCTTTAAAAGATCAAACAACTAAGCAACTAAGTCTTACTCCTCACAAGTTTCTACAGTCAATTGCCTCCATGCCCTCAGTAGATTTTCAGCAGAAAAAATTTCACAACACTTTAGAAGAAACTGATTTTGCTTAATTCCCCTGTTTTTCTACAGTAACTACCAACTTATCAACATAACATAGTTCAATCTTGTAATCAATTCAGCATCTCTTCTAAAAGGAAATTATGAAATATTGACAAACCTCACATGAAGTGATGTACTCAGGCGTGGAGTTCTTTAGGTGCTGAAGAGACCAAAATCCTGGAGCTGGGAAGAATTGAGGACACAAGTAATTAAGTCGTGCTATGATTCTTGCACTGGATTTTAGAACTGGAATTTCCAAGTTCTTTCTGCGAACAAAAGGCAATTAAAAAATACTAATAATATTAGTACCAAATAAGAAACAACCTCCAAGGTTAGAAATCCTAAGGGGTCATTTGATATTGGAAATAAGAATTAAACCTCACATTTCATGTCCAGCCATGATATGTTGTGCTTCACCAAATCTTTTCATCCAATTTTGGTATTCAGGAGTCATTGTGATAAATGAACGACTCTAGTGAATTATACAATTCACAGACTTAACAGTATTCAAGTTTTGGTCCACGAAGTCTACATAATAGGTATCGAGAGACTGCGTAGACAACAACTCCAGTAAATGAGACAGCATAGGGCAGTCAACAAGGAGTACAGTAGGACCAGGAGCTGAAGGACCAAGTACATCGCTTGGATGAACCGGTATAACCAAGCAAATAAGGCTACGCATTTAAGAACAAAGAATAAAGTGGGTACTAAATAAGAAAGATGGATCAAACAACCACTTATTTGCAAATCATGTCCTTCCTCAGAGTCTGCATATCTACATTTTAGGAacatacataaataaataaattacaagtATGAGAAACGAAGATTTTTCATTCAACCAACCATTATATTTTGATGATCTGACATGACTGAGTGCCCAAGTTCTAGTTCACGATATTTGGGACCAGCTTTCAATCCAAGGGCAACAGCTTTTGCAGGATCAAACTTTCCCTTAATTTCAGGCAATTCACAAACATAAACCACAGATATATCACCGGGCTTTAGCACAGGTGGAGCTTTCCCATTTGGATCTTGTGAATTTAATACAGGGAATTTCAAAATCTgatcctttttctcttctacatTCAACATGGAAGAGTCTTCCTTCATTTGGTGACGCACTTCTGAGCAACCTGGCTGTAGAAGAATTGCCGATATTTTGACAACCTCATTATTAAGAAGAACAATGGGTTCTACAAACTTTGCAAGATCAGCCAAGGCAGCTCCATCAGCACCAGGTGCAACTCTGAAGCTGTGAGTGTGAACCATGGCAGCATTTGGAATGAAAGATCGCATTGCATCAACTAAATATTTGAGATCAGAAGGACCCCAAAACTGATCAACCAGCCTGAGAAAATATTGGGATTTCCACTTCCCTAATTTGATTTGACTCGATTCACAAATTGACACCAATTAATGGACTCATTTGCAACTTTTAAATATCTGTTACTCAGAGAAAGTAGAAACAGAACAGAGGAAAACCTAGACCTGTTGGGTTCTTCTATGTTTtctttccaaattcaaatctttaGTTCTTGTCTGGGTTGGTGcttatgaaattagaaacagagGGGTTATTCAACTCTAAAAGGCCTACCTTCGATTGAGATACGAGTCCCATCAGGGTAACTTACTTGTTATTTCTGTTGCTCTTAATTTTTCCGGTATTCTGCCTATTTTTTCTGTCTTGCGATGGACAAGATACTGGTACTGTTTGTGTCTCCAGGGGTTAGGTTTCATTCCAAAGCATGGTTGCTATGATTTGAAACACCATGCTGTTAGGTGTTGCTGTTGTTTTCAGTTGCTGCTTTACATGCTGTAACTAGCTGATAATGATATAGAGTGATCCAACTGTTAGAATAGTTCTtagttgtcttgttgagaactGGTCTTTCATTAGCATGGTTACTAACTAGTTTCAAGTAGGACATCTGTTTAAAAGGGTTGGGAGTTCTCAAACATGGACTTCAAAAGTCATAAACTCTCTTTTATAATAAATAGAAACTcaataattttcagttttaatccgaaaaaatcaagaaaactaaaaaattaaagGCAAAAAGCATATGACGATCTCAAAGATTCGAAGCTTAAAATCTAAAGTAAAACTAAAGTGTATGAACTGGCAACTCatgaatcaaaaccctaaacccatcaCTGAGAACCAATAAAGCCAAAAATTCACACAACAGTTAAGCAAATAAGCTGAAAAAAGCACAAGCATTGAAGAAACTAAGAACACATTTGTATCTCTGGGAATTTACCGTTTGTCCACCAGGTACTGGCGAAAAAGCAAGAGCAAATCAGAGCTCCATTCACCAGAAAAAAGACAATAAGTTAGAGCTCCGATGGCAGTCTTGTTCAGCTCACCCTTTCTCACCACTACAGGTATAAAGTAGAAAGGAAAATCGATAACTAGCGGGAAAGAAAACAGAAGGGATAACCAAAAATCGTAAACCCTAGATGGAAAAAGGCAGAGAATACCTGCAAGCAGCGaccattggtggctcgtggacaGCAACGGTGATGGCAAAAATATTATTCAgctcctttccttctctctctctctctctgctcagTGCGTTCTAAGTGACTCAGTCCCAATACTTCAAGTCTCAAGGAAGGGGATGATTCACCGACCAACGTCGAGAACTGCCGAAGTGAGGGAAGAAAACCCTGTGTGAATGGTCAAGGAGGAAATGGGGTTTTGAGAAGAAAGTTGCTGGAAGAGATTTCGGTTGAAATAGAGAAACTTTAGGAGAAGAATCGCTGGGAAAGGGAAAGATTTTAGGAGAGAAATCTCTGGTTTGTGAGAAATGATTTCACAGAGAGTAAATGGTTGTGATAGAAGGGTTTCAGTAGAGACAGAGAAAGGTTTCAGGTTCAGAAATCGCAGGTTAGGAGGTTTTATTTTTCAGAGAGGGAGCTCGCTGGCCAGAGAGGGGACACACTCAcaggatttgtttttttttttttctgatgttAGATTTTCAGGAGATAGATGCCGCACCTCGAGCAGAGCCCAAAACGAGCAGCCCACAACCTCTAGTTGAAAGCCTCAGAAGCTAAGCGCGCTTAGCCAAGCAGCTGTTGCAACATAAGTTGATTCGGAAGCAGGGTTGCAGGTGGAATAAGGGGTTTTTCTCAGTTTCCTTTGAGTTGGAGATttgaaagagagagtgagagagaaggagaggaagcaAGGTTTGAGAACCTGCAATTTCAGAGAAGAAATTCTCACTGGGGTgattttgagatcttagcttCAAGTGAGGAGTTCGGTAGGAATAGATCGGTTACTTCGATCTTGGGAGAGAACACAAGATTTCTTATTAACATCAGTGATATTGGTTATGGCAAGAACTCTAACAACCTATTCAAATGTTTCGATTGTTTCATCCATATGTCTTTCATATTACTATACAGTGTTTTATTCCAAATCAATACATTATATCTATATATTTCAGATCCTACGGTGCAAAATAAACCCCTCAAAAGATACCCATATGGGGTGTCCGAccagaaaaccccaacccatatatatatatatatatatatatatgtatatatgtatatgaaaTAGAGGAAATTTAAATGAAAGTATGAGAACATTAATGCCTAGATTACATATTGACATAGAGGTTTTGTTATCCATAGCCGTATGGGACCAAAAGAACAACCACGTTATTATTGGCCTGACCCTAAAAAAAGATGGTAGAAAAAAAAGTTATAGGCATCTAAGAAGAGGAAAACTAAGCTCTAAggctatgatgttgttaagTCAGAAAAATAGGTGTTCTAATTCTTTAAAATTACTCCAGAGCTCCTTGATGCTCCA is a genomic window of Macadamia integrifolia cultivar HAES 741 chromosome 13, SCU_Mint_v3, whole genome shotgun sequence containing:
- the LOC122059895 gene encoding tRNAse Z TRZ4, mitochondrial-like yields the protein MRSFIPNAAMVHTHSFRVAPGADGAALADLAKFVEPIVLLNNEVVKISAILLQPGCSEVRHQMKEDSSMLNVEEKKDQILKFPVLNSQDPNGKAPPVLKPGDISVVYVCELPEIKGKFDPAKAVALGLKAGPKYRELELGHSVMSDHQNIMPYLLGYTGSSKRCTWSFSSWSYCTPGFWSLQHLKNSTPEYITSCEVCQYFIISF